In Triticum urartu cultivar G1812 chromosome 6, Tu2.1, whole genome shotgun sequence, the following proteins share a genomic window:
- the LOC125513126 gene encoding uncharacterized protein LOC125513126 — protein sequence MAAAAKEVDMKKMELMKEVRAHQVAIGELNNLPPSRAAYQKTCNIFFRKDIKSAVASQQKQLDITKAKLQKLDQAS from the exons ATGGCTGCGGCGGCGAAGGAGGTGGACATGAAGAAGATGGAGCTTATGAAGGAG GTAAGAGCGCACCAAGTCGCGATTGGGGAGCTCAACAACCTGCCTCCATCCAGG GCCGCGTACCAGAAGACCTGCAACATCTTCTTCCGCAAGGACATCAAATCGGCCGTGGCGTCCCAACAGA AGCAACTTGATATAACCAAGGCAAAGCTGCAGAAGCTGGATCAGGCATCATGA